Proteins from one Panicum virgatum strain AP13 chromosome 7K, P.virgatum_v5, whole genome shotgun sequence genomic window:
- the LOC120639558 gene encoding rhomboid-like protein 19, with amino-acid sequence MMESQPLQEPTATAPAAGEETAGAPPAVVPGKEFTRTCKGLVVLLIGGYVLLQLLPSSLNYLAIIPSKTIPYVWTVFTAGYIEQVLPGAIGSSLGLLFCGKDIEPVWGRKEFLKFVILVNSICGILAFCFAIGLYYVTGKESFLVTPLSGFHGCLAGFLVALKQLLPNLELPMCFFWKIKAKWMPFFVVCFSSIMAFIVPDSINFLPTLVSGMYVSWLYLRYFQRNPLTGLRGDPSDDFSFPSLFPAAMRPVTDPVANLFDRMLCARSRPSEVALPVSDPTKASRRRERGERVLEERLAGDHAADTEAPARGHGTAED; translated from the exons ATGATGGAGAGCCAGCCGCTGCAGGAACCTACGGCCACGGCCCCGGCCGCCGGAGAAGAAACAGCcggagcgccgcccgccgtc GTCCCCGGCAAGGAGTTCACCCGCACCTGCAAGGGCCTCGTCGTCCTGCTCATCGGCGGATACGTGCTGCTGCAGCTCCTCCCCTCGTCACTTAACTACCTCGCTATCATCCCCTCAAA GACAATCCCGTACGTATGGACTGTCTTCACGGCTGGTTACATCGAACAAGTCCTTCCAGGG GCTATCGGCAGTTCTCTTGGTCTTCTCTTCTGCGGGAAGGACATCGAACCAGTATGGGGCCGCAAGGAGTTCCTGAAGTTCGTTATTTTGGTCAACTCCATATGTGGAATCCTTGCATTCTGCTTTGCTATTGGACTCTACTATGTCACAGGAAAGGAGAGCTTCCT TGTCACACCACTTTCTGGTTTCCATGGTTGCCTCGCTGGCTTTCTTGTGGCCCTGAAGCAGCTGTTACCAAACCTTGAGCTCCCCATGTGCTTTTTCTGGAAAATAAAGGCAAAG TGGATGCCATTCTTTGTTGTATGTTTCTCAAGCATCATGGCCTTCATCGTGCCTGATTCCATTAACTTCCTACCAACTTTGGTGTCCGGGATGTATGTCAGCTGGCTTTATCTTAGATACTTCCAAAGGAACCCACTGACTGGACTTAGGGGTGATCCAAGTGATGACTTCTCCTTCCCCAGTTTGTTCCCAGCTGCCATGCG ACCAGTGACAGATCCTGTCGCCAATCTGTTTGATAGGATGCTGTGTGCAAGGTCTAGGCCTTCCGAAGTGGCCCTCCCAGTTTCAGATCCTACCAAGGCTTCAAGAAGAAG GGAGCGTGGCGAGAGGGTGCTGGAGGAAAGGTTGGCTGGCGATCATGCTGCTGACACAGAAGCCCCAGCTCGCGGCCACGGCACCGCTGAAGATTGA